In Hydrogenobacter sp., one genomic interval encodes:
- a CDS encoding 4Fe-4S dicluster domain-containing protein: MSKRPVMLIDLDRCIGCLSCEIACKQEKGIENFNIKPMKVFRMEGLSDSPDAFFLPMNCFHCEPAPCVFACPTSAMKKRQDGIVYVQEMLCIGCKACIIACPYGAITFNPNTMKVEKCDYCYKRIDAGLLPSCVSKCVTNCLYFVQVEEIPKERHISKRTNSELLFKLFEWREPSSLCVSSSE, from the coding sequence ATGAGTAAAAGACCCGTTATGCTGATAGATTTGGACAGATGTATAGGGTGTCTGTCTTGCGAAATTGCTTGCAAGCAGGAAAAAGGCATAGAAAACTTCAATATAAAACCTATGAAGGTATTTAGAATGGAGGGACTTTCAGACAGTCCAGATGCCTTCTTTCTTCCCATGAACTGCTTTCATTGTGAGCCCGCACCGTGCGTTTTTGCATGCCCTACATCAGCCATGAAGAAAAGGCAAGATGGCATAGTTTACGTTCAAGAGATGCTCTGTATAGGTTGTAAGGCATGCATAATAGCCTGTCCCTACGGTGCTATAACTTTTAATCCCAACACCATGAAGGTAGAAAAGTGTGACTACTGTTACAAAAGGATAGATGCTGGGCTTTTACCTTCCTGCGTTTCTAAGTGTGTAACTAACTGTCTGTATTTTGTTCAGGTAGAGGAGATACCCAAAGAGCGTCACATAAGCAAAAGGACAAATTCGGAACTTCTTTTTAAACTCTTTGAGTGGAGAGAACCATCATCCCTATGCGTGTCAAGTTCAGAATAG
- a CDS encoding 2,3-bisphosphoglycerate-independent phosphoglycerate mutase, with the protein MELGSVIKKNSTKLLLIVLDGLGGLPVENNSTELEIAKTPNLDKLARISALGMHIPVDVGITPGSGPGHLGIFGYDPVKYQIGRGILEALGLGLEVKDTDIAIRGNYATVERQNGKIIVKDRRAGRISTDENRRITQKLARAVQKIDDVELILSPGMEHRFALILRFPYPLPEGSEQIGDTDPQREGYEPITPYGKNESSEKVAKVVRKFLAITENVLKDEPRANYVLLRGFSQKPKIESFLERFGLKACAIATYPMYRGLASLVGMDVIKLEGSSIKDELKALKDVWENYDYFFLHIKKTDSYGEDGNWRGKVEVIEEFDSLLPEFLSLKPDVLVITGDHSTPSVLKGHSWHPVPVLLHSPYVLGGTCERFTERECLKGELGMFPAEKLMNLMLAHSLRLAKYGA; encoded by the coding sequence ATGGAGCTTGGATCCGTGATTAAAAAAAACTCCACAAAGCTTCTCCTCATAGTTCTTGATGGTCTTGGAGGACTCCCGGTAGAGAACAATAGTACGGAGCTTGAAATTGCAAAAACTCCTAATCTTGACAAGCTTGCAAGAATATCCGCTTTAGGCATGCATATACCTGTTGATGTTGGTATTACTCCAGGTAGCGGTCCGGGTCATCTGGGTATATTTGGTTACGATCCTGTAAAGTACCAGATAGGCAGAGGTATTTTAGAGGCTTTAGGTTTGGGACTTGAGGTAAAAGACACGGACATAGCCATAAGGGGAAATTACGCAACCGTTGAGAGGCAAAATGGGAAGATCATAGTAAAGGACAGGAGGGCTGGAAGGATCTCCACAGATGAAAATAGAAGAATAACTCAGAAGCTTGCCAGAGCTGTCCAAAAAATAGATGATGTGGAACTTATCCTATCGCCAGGTATGGAACACAGGTTTGCTCTGATTTTAAGGTTCCCATATCCTCTTCCTGAAGGGAGCGAACAGATTGGGGATACGGATCCCCAGAGGGAAGGGTATGAACCTATAACACCTTACGGCAAAAATGAATCTTCTGAAAAGGTTGCCAAAGTAGTGAGGAAGTTTTTGGCTATAACTGAAAATGTATTAAAAGATGAGCCAAGAGCTAATTACGTCCTTCTTAGGGGGTTTTCTCAAAAGCCAAAGATAGAGAGTTTTTTAGAAAGGTTTGGCCTCAAAGCTTGTGCTATAGCTACTTATCCAATGTATAGAGGACTTGCCAGTTTGGTGGGCATGGACGTTATAAAACTTGAAGGTTCAAGCATAAAAGATGAACTCAAAGCTCTGAAGGATGTCTGGGAAAATTATGACTACTTTTTTCTTCACATAAAGAAAACGGACTCTTACGGAGAGGATGGAAACTGGAGGGGGAAGGTGGAAGTTATAGAGGAGTTCGATAGCCTTCTACCCGAGTTTCTGAGCCTAAAGCCCGATGTCCTTGTAATAACAGGGGATCACTCAACACCTTCGGTGCTTAAAGGACACTCATGGCATCCCGTACCCGTACTTTTGCACTCTCCATACGTTTTGGGAGGTACTTGTGAACGCTTCACAGAGAGAGAGTGCCTGAAGGGAGAGCTTGGAATGTTTCCTGCTGAGAAGCTTATGAATTTAATGCTTGCACATTCATTGAGACTTGCCAAGTATGGAGCTTAA